In Lysinibacillus sp. FSL M8-0337, the following proteins share a genomic window:
- a CDS encoding 2-dehydropantoate 2-reductase, which translates to MNVVVIGAGAVGQLMASFLAEAHMHVTLVVRRQEQAHELQLKRLTRVQLDGTQTVHQIASTVELKTVSKPDLIIIAVKYRQLQNIYKQLVEVPKEVPLLFVQNGLAHFDEALRLPQQTIAFCSVSFGAQIINLTTVQHRGMGLCKIGVARGNDGLFHQLLQMQNPLCPIELVENAEQMLFEKAVLNCLINPLTAILQIKNGELLTNKHAFFLMHTIYQELAEAFVDIQQTIPFSAVITLCEKTGKNTSSMLADRIQGRKSEVDTIVGAVLQKASAKGYLLPTLRTLYHQVLAMEESGEQ; encoded by the coding sequence GTGAATGTAGTAGTTATTGGAGCTGGAGCAGTAGGCCAGCTAATGGCTAGTTTCCTTGCAGAAGCTCATATGCACGTAACGTTAGTGGTGAGAAGACAGGAACAAGCACATGAACTTCAATTAAAGCGCTTAACGAGGGTTCAGTTAGATGGAACGCAGACAGTGCATCAAATTGCTTCTACAGTAGAGTTGAAGACGGTATCAAAACCAGATTTGATTATAATAGCAGTTAAATATCGGCAACTACAAAATATTTATAAACAATTAGTAGAAGTTCCAAAGGAAGTGCCATTGCTATTTGTGCAAAATGGTTTAGCGCATTTTGATGAAGCTTTACGTCTACCGCAGCAAACGATAGCCTTTTGCTCGGTTTCTTTTGGTGCCCAAATAATTAATTTAACAACAGTCCAACATAGAGGGATGGGTCTATGTAAAATAGGGGTAGCGCGTGGGAACGATGGACTATTTCATCAGTTGCTACAGATGCAAAATCCTTTATGCCCAATAGAACTGGTTGAAAATGCCGAACAAATGCTTTTTGAAAAAGCGGTATTAAACTGTTTGATCAATCCATTAACGGCTATATTGCAAATAAAGAATGGTGAATTATTAACAAATAAGCATGCGTTCTTTTTAATGCATACCATATATCAAGAGTTAGCAGAGGCCTTTGTAGATATTCAACAGACGATTCCATTTTCGGCAGTAATAACTTTGTGTGAAAAAACAGGGAAGAATACATCCTCGATGCTAGCTGATCGCATACAGGGAAGAAAAAGCGAAGTGGATACGATTGTAGGGGCGGTCTTACAGAAAGCCTCAGCAAAAGGTTATCTTTTACCTACTTTGCGAACTTTATATCACCAAGTTCTAGCGATGGAAGAGAGCGGTGAGCAATAG
- a CDS encoding DUF3397 domain-containing protein, whose amino-acid sequence MKDILHIVISVIIFCPVLLFVIVYAVSRKVNIRGTHAFGAASDVTTFWLFFSVPLAIGALWGVNVGALLVMLAIVLAIVFTYVDWRTKKEIEVKPLLRKIWRFLFLVLSTAYLLICLVGMIQSVVEYLQSV is encoded by the coding sequence GTGAAAGATATTTTACATATAGTCATAAGTGTTATTATTTTTTGTCCTGTTCTGTTATTTGTAATTGTCTATGCTGTTAGTCGAAAGGTTAATATTAGAGGCACTCATGCATTTGGTGCCGCATCAGATGTCACGACGTTTTGGCTGTTTTTTTCTGTGCCATTGGCAATTGGTGCGCTGTGGGGAGTGAATGTGGGGGCTCTTTTAGTCATGCTAGCGATTGTGCTAGCGATTGTTTTTACATATGTTGATTGGCGTACGAAAAAGGAAATTGAAGTGAAGCCGCTCTTGCGAAAAATTTGGCGTTTTTTATTTTTAGTACTTAGTACAGCGTATCTTTTAATTTGTCTAGTCGGTATGATTCAATCTGTTGTAGAATATTTACAATCTGTATAA
- a CDS encoding transcriptional regulator, whose protein sequence is MELKKRKDQWTKEDDERLAEIVLHNVQNGKTQLEAFEMAANELGRTKQACGFRWNKTLRGQYSQSLLAVRNQPQQSMRSHLKLALTSFDELTEAYQNLEIKHRELQNEHEKLVKWLQQGYSLMKD, encoded by the coding sequence ATGGAACTGAAAAAAAGAAAAGATCAATGGACGAAGGAAGACGATGAAAGATTAGCAGAAATTGTCTTGCATAATGTGCAAAACGGTAAAACGCAGTTAGAGGCATTTGAAATGGCTGCTAATGAGCTAGGACGTACAAAACAAGCATGTGGTTTTCGTTGGAATAAAACATTACGTGGGCAATATAGTCAATCGCTTTTAGCTGTTCGCAATCAACCTCAACAATCTATGCGAAGCCATTTGAAATTAGCGTTAACGAGTTTTGATGAATTAACGGAAGCCTATCAAAATCTTGAAATTAAACATCGTGAATTACAAAATGAGCATGAAAAGCTAGTGAAATGGTTACAGCAAGGTTATTCGTTAATGAAAGATTAA